One window of Halosolutus amylolyticus genomic DNA carries:
- a CDS encoding PadR family transcriptional regulator encodes MHDLTGFQRDLLYVIAGADRPSGQTVKDEVETYYSSEINHGRLYPNLDTLVNKELVEKGQLDRRTNYYAITDAGRQQIEERREWEEQYVDF; translated from the coding sequence ATGCACGATCTGACCGGCTTCCAGCGAGACCTCCTGTACGTGATCGCGGGTGCCGACCGACCGTCGGGCCAGACGGTCAAAGACGAAGTCGAGACGTACTACAGCTCCGAAATCAATCACGGCCGTCTGTATCCCAATCTCGACACCCTGGTCAACAAAGAACTGGTCGAGAAAGGTCAACTGGACCGACGGACGAACTACTACGCGATCACCGACGCCGGTCGGCAGCAGATCGAGGAGCGACGAGAGTGGGAAGAACAGTACGTCGACTTCTAG
- a CDS encoding winged helix-turn-helix domain-containing protein has translation MSTQASNTRSEPSDDPAAQLDVLGDECARTILVATSGGPKTAKELTERTDSSSATVYRRINNLLESDLLAECVRFDEDGSHTTAYEARAETLSVRIGADGIEVTVARNES, from the coding sequence ATGTCAACGCAAGCGAGTAACACGCGATCAGAACCGTCGGACGATCCGGCAGCCCAACTCGACGTCCTCGGAGACGAGTGTGCCCGGACGATTCTCGTCGCGACGAGCGGCGGTCCGAAGACGGCGAAAGAACTGACCGAACGGACGGACAGTTCCTCGGCGACGGTGTATCGACGAATCAACAACCTCCTCGAAAGCGACCTGCTGGCCGAGTGTGTGCGGTTCGACGAGGACGGGTCACACACAACCGCCTACGAAGCGCGCGCCGAGACCCTCTCCGTTCGGATCGGGGCGGACGGGATCGAGGTGACGGTGGCGCGCAACGAGAGCTAA
- a CDS encoding DUF7563 family protein: MESSTAGARCRNCGTHVTQQFARVFGDNGDVVHGCPACTTYREMQSGGHLPGD, from the coding sequence ATGGAATCGTCGACGGCAGGTGCCCGCTGTCGCAACTGCGGAACCCACGTCACCCAGCAGTTCGCGCGCGTGTTCGGTGATAACGGCGACGTCGTCCACGGCTGTCCTGCCTGTACGACCTATCGAGAGATGCAGTCCGGTGGGCATCTCCCTGGCGACTGA
- a CDS encoding DUF7344 domain-containing protein has protein sequence MSVQRNRTESLAESEVFHILGNDRRRAIVQLLAAESETIDVSDVATEIAASESDTSPVPNNLYKSVYVSLQQTHLPQLQEDAVIEYDSDAKTIQPGPNFDDVLTYVDGDDTDRSSVLQLHLGLCVLGLVVIALAGLELPLFVAIDPVLSSVLVLLAVAASSLYSLFS, from the coding sequence ATGTCCGTTCAGAGGAACCGAACTGAGTCGCTCGCGGAAAGCGAGGTCTTCCACATCCTCGGAAACGATAGACGGCGGGCTATCGTCCAGCTGCTCGCTGCCGAGTCGGAGACGATCGACGTCTCGGACGTCGCCACTGAAATCGCAGCCAGCGAATCCGACACGTCACCCGTCCCGAACAACCTCTACAAGAGCGTCTACGTCTCGCTCCAGCAGACGCACCTGCCACAGCTCCAGGAGGACGCCGTCATCGAGTACGACTCCGACGCGAAGACGATCCAGCCCGGACCGAACTTCGACGACGTCCTCACGTACGTCGACGGCGACGACACCGATCGATCGTCGGTGCTCCAGTTGCACCTCGGACTCTGCGTCCTCGGACTCGTGGTGATCGCGCTCGCGGGACTCGAACTGCCGCTTTTCGTCGCGATCGATCCCGTCCTGTCGAGCGTTCTCGTGCTGCTCGCCGTCGCCGCGAGCAGCCTCTACAGTCTGTTCTCGTGA
- a CDS encoding DUF7282 domain-containing protein produces MNARNQLLVVLTALMLLSSSGAMVAGAAPAASVQEDDSASDGDIETDNETVSDDDTETVSEGDDNETADNETPDDGLEETPEEGTQSAMVTFEDQTTDGETVVVQNVTMASGGFVTIHDSSLLVGNVIGSVIGTSEYLEPGTHENVTVTLDEPLEEDETLIAMPHRDTNDNQTYDFVETDGQQDGPYLTPDDEPVTDDAVVTVEDGAVDEEPVDEAPDDSEETEVGDFDVSNLEPMDVTVTQGDVIDVSATITNTGEAEATQTVEFRVDGEALASEEVTLAGDENETVTFEGIDTAALEPGDYTHGVYTEDANQTATLTVEAAEEEPVDEEPVEEEPVEEEPVEEEPVDEEPVEEEPVDEEPVEEEPVDEEPAEDERVIEITIEEATVYVFVIGDVEEDDVVEEPDDVDEEDDLDENVTDDEDALDDEDDVDENVTDDEDDLEENVTDDEDELDDNVTDDEDALDDEDDLDENVTDDEDALDDEDDVDDNVTDDEDEVDEEVSDSFTVENLDAPESATAGDEITVSAEISNPTDEEDTQEIQFRLEGDLVDSQNVTLDAGENETVEFDVDTTDIEPGEYVHMVLSDEFGEVAEIELTEAEEDELDDDDGLDDNETDEDDGLDDEDDDFDDNETDDDFDDNESEDDADAALIGYANS; encoded by the coding sequence ATGAACGCACGCAATCAACTACTCGTAGTACTCACCGCGCTGATGCTGTTGTCCTCGAGCGGGGCGATGGTTGCAGGGGCTGCCCCTGCGGCATCCGTTCAGGAGGACGACAGCGCCAGCGACGGTGATATCGAGACAGACAACGAGACAGTCTCGGACGACGATACCGAGACGGTCTCGGAGGGCGACGATAACGAGACCGCGGACAACGAGACACCCGACGACGGACTCGAAGAAACTCCGGAAGAGGGAACCCAGTCCGCGATGGTGACGTTCGAGGACCAGACGACCGACGGTGAGACGGTCGTCGTCCAGAACGTCACGATGGCCAGCGGCGGTTTCGTCACGATCCACGACAGCAGCCTGCTCGTGGGTAACGTGATCGGGAGCGTCATCGGCACGTCGGAGTATCTCGAACCGGGAACGCACGAGAACGTCACGGTGACGCTCGACGAACCGCTCGAGGAGGACGAGACCCTCATCGCGATGCCCCATCGCGACACGAACGACAACCAGACGTACGACTTCGTCGAGACCGATGGTCAGCAGGACGGTCCGTACCTCACGCCTGACGACGAACCGGTGACCGACGACGCTGTGGTCACCGTCGAGGACGGCGCCGTCGACGAGGAACCGGTCGACGAAGCACCTGACGACTCCGAAGAAACCGAAGTCGGGGATTTCGACGTCAGTAACCTCGAGCCGATGGACGTGACCGTCACCCAGGGAGACGTCATCGACGTCTCCGCGACGATCACGAACACCGGCGAAGCGGAAGCCACGCAGACGGTCGAATTCCGCGTTGACGGCGAGGCGCTCGCGAGCGAAGAAGTCACCCTGGCCGGTGACGAGAACGAGACCGTCACGTTCGAAGGGATCGATACGGCAGCGCTCGAACCCGGTGACTACACGCACGGCGTGTACACCGAGGACGCCAACCAGACCGCGACGCTAACGGTCGAAGCTGCTGAGGAAGAGCCGGTCGACGAAGAACCAGTTGAGGAAGAACCAGTTGAGGAAGAACCAGTTGAGGAAGAACCGGTCGACGAAGAACCGGTTGAGGAAGAGCCGGTCGACGAAGAACCGGTTGAGGAAGAGCCGGTCGATGAGGAACCCGCCGAGGACGAGCGCGTCATCGAGATCACCATCGAAGAGGCGACCGTCTACGTGTTCGTCATCGGTGACGTCGAAGAAGACGACGTCGTCGAGGAACCGGACGATGTCGACGAGGAGGACGACCTCGACGAGAACGTCACTGACGACGAAGACGCCCTCGACGACGAGGACGACGTCGATGAGAACGTCACCGACGATGAGGACGACCTCGAAGAGAACGTCACCGACGACGAGGACGAACTCGACGACAACGTCACTGACGACGAGGACGCCCTCGACGACGAGGATGACCTCGATGAGAACGTCACTGATGACGAAGACGCCCTCGACGACGAGGACGACGTCGATGACAACGTCACCGACGACGAAGACGAGGTCGACGAGGAGGTATCCGACTCCTTCACCGTCGAGAACCTCGATGCGCCGGAGAGCGCGACCGCCGGTGACGAGATCACCGTCTCCGCGGAGATCTCGAACCCCACCGACGAGGAAGACACCCAGGAGATCCAGTTCCGACTGGAGGGTGACCTCGTCGACTCACAGAACGTGACGCTGGACGCTGGGGAGAACGAAACCGTCGAGTTCGACGTCGACACGACTGACATCGAACCCGGCGAGTACGTCCACATGGTCCTCAGCGACGAGTTCGGTGAGGTCGCCGAGATCGAACTGACCGAAGCAGAGGAGGACGAACTCGATGACGACGACGGTCTCGACGACAACGAAACCGACGAAGACGACGGCCTCGACGACGAGGACGACGACTTCGACGACAACGAGACCGACGACGACTTCGACGACAACGAATCCGAAGACGACGCGGACGCAGCGCTAATCGGCTACGCGAACAGCTAA